The nucleotide window AGATGGACATTACCGCGCTTACGGGTAGATCAACTCATGAACCTCTGTTGGAAGTACTTCATCCCGATCGCCTTCTTTAACATCTTAGGTACCGGTATCTGGGGACTTATCTTCCCAGAGGATACTTTGATTAGCACAAGCATTAGCTGCGGGATTATTTATATTGGACTTATCGGCGCGTATAAAGTTGCTGGACGGAGTTTTGGACAGAGACCAGCACCACAGCCAAGTTAGCGTTTTTAATTTATGAGTACCCAACTAAGGAAACACCCAAACAAAACCCCTTCCATTTCATTACAGACAGATTCTTGATCAGTCTCAGCAGCACGTAAACGAAGTGGAATGCGGATATACGGGAAGGAAATTGAGATTCCAACCCATCTGACCGAACCTCAAGGAAAATTAGAAAATGGACAAATACATACGAAACATCTACAGAGGCGTTTATACCGTTCTCGTCGGAATGCGAGTGACAATCAAGCAGTTCTTTGAACCGAACGTCACGCATCAATACCCGTACGAACACGACTATGAAAAGAAGCAGAACGTCCGAGAGATTCCGAAAGGGTATCGTGGTCAGCTTTATAACCGCACTGAGGATTGCATCGGATGTAAAAAGTGCGAGATGATTTGTCCGGTTGATTGTATCATTATTGATGCCACTAAACTCCCTAAAGGTGAACAACTTTGGGATAGCATGAACGTGATTCACCTCAAAGATGGCCGCGAAATCATCGGTATCATTGAGGGTGATGACAAAAAGGCAAAATCAGCGGACGCAATAACCCTCACGAATATCACCTCTCGGCAAGGTCCCCAGGAAGTCATAGATCGCCTTGAACCATCAGGAGACGAGGGACGAACCCAAACTTTTTCTACTGACGAGGTGTCACGCGTCGTCACGCGAAATCCGGTTGTTTTTTACCTAGACAAGTTCGATATTGATATGTCCCTCTGTATGTATTGCGGACTTTGCACTGAGGTCTGCCCAACGGAGTGTCTCACAATGAAGGATTCGCTTGAGGGTATTGAATACTCCAAATTTGACCGGACCGATTTGATTTTTCAGTTTGACAAGCAGGAGATGTACGAGAAATAGTTATCAGTCTTCAATTATCAGTTGTCGGGTAAATAAAGTCTGGTGAGTTGGCTAAAGTCAGCAGCACTGCAACAACGGCAGCAGTGCGGATCTGAAAAGAGGAGCTGCACGCCAAGTAATCTTGACAATCGCTTGCGCTAATTTAAAAAATGGAATTTACGCTTAAAACATTTATTTTTTACGGATTCGCGTTCTTGACGATTGCCTCGGCACTCGTTGTTGTTACGGTGCGAAACATCGTCCACGCCGCGTTTTCGCTCATGGTGACCCTCTTTGGAGTTGCCGGACTTTATGTCTTTTTGCAGGCTGACTTTCTCGCCGCAACACAGGTGATCGTCTATGTCGGTGGTATACTTGTCCTTATCCTATTCGGTGTTATGATGACAAGCGGACGCTTGGAGATGCGCATTCATATTGAACGCGGACAGCTCGTCCTCGGAGGTATTGTTTCTGTGGCACTCCTTATGCTGCTCTTGACCGTTATCGCAAACACACCGGTGTGGAAAAATCTCACCGATGATGGGACCGAATTTCCGCCGACGACCGAGCGCATTGGCGAACTGATTTTGAATGGACCTTTTCTCCTTCCGTTTGAAGTCGTCTCCGTATTGCTGTTAGTGGCGTTAATCGGAGCCGCTCTGATTTCCCGCAAGGAGGTTAGGGACGAATGACTTTACAACACTATCTGGTCATCAGTGCGATTCTGTTCACGCTCGGTATCTTCGCTGTTTTGACTCGGCGGAACGCCATCAGTATTTTGATGGGCATTGAACTTATTCTGAATTCATGTAATCTGAACTTTGCGGCGTTTTCGCGTTTTATGACACCACCAGCGGACATCAGCGGACAAGTTATTGCGATTTTTGGGATTGTGCTCGCTGCAGCGGAAGCTG belongs to Candidatus Poribacteria bacterium and includes:
- the nuoK gene encoding NADH-quinone oxidoreductase subunit NuoK, giving the protein MTLQHYLVISAILFTLGIFAVLTRRNAISILMGIELILNSCNLNFAAFSRFMTPPADISGQVIAIFGIVLAAAEAAVFLAIILAIYREFGSIRPDEVDTLKG
- a CDS encoding NADH-quinone oxidoreductase subunit J, which encodes MEFTLKTFIFYGFAFLTIASALVVVTVRNIVHAAFSLMVTLFGVAGLYVFLQADFLAATQVIVYVGGILVLILFGVMMTSGRLEMRIHIERGQLVLGGIVSVALLMLLLTVIANTPVWKNLTDDGTEFPPTTERIGELILNGPFLLPFEVVSVLLLVALIGAALISRKEVRDE
- a CDS encoding 4Fe-4S binding protein — encoded protein: MDKYIRNIYRGVYTVLVGMRVTIKQFFEPNVTHQYPYEHDYEKKQNVREIPKGYRGQLYNRTEDCIGCKKCEMICPVDCIIIDATKLPKGEQLWDSMNVIHLKDGREIIGIIEGDDKKAKSADAITLTNITSRQGPQEVIDRLEPSGDEGRTQTFSTDEVSRVVTRNPVVFYLDKFDIDMSLCMYCGLCTEVCPTECLTMKDSLEGIEYSKFDRTDLIFQFDKQEMYEK